The Streptosporangiales bacterium sequence AGAAGTCGACGACGCCGTGCGTCTGGCCGAGGAACATCTCGCGGTGCGACGCCGGTTCGAGCGCGGGGATCTCGACCGGCTTGCCGGGCTGGGGCGGCGTGCGTGCGTCGTCGGGGCGGGTAGGTACCGAGGCGAACGCGAGCGCGAACGAACGGGCCTGCCGCGCGGCGGCGCTGCCGACGGCCGAGGCGTGGTCGATCAGCTGGTCCGTCGTGCCGTCACCGCAGACGCCACCGGTGGCGAAGACGTCGTCCGGCAGGGCGTCGACGTTCGGGACGAACCGCGCCGCGCGCGGGTCGTACCTCGGCTGGTCGCCGGCCATGTTGAGCAGCGACGTGGGTGCGGTCCAGCCGGTCGCGGTGACGAGCAGGTCGCAGCTGACCCGGCCGCCCTGGGCGAGGTCGACGGTCCGCACGCCGCCGCGTCCGGTGACCCGCAGCACGTCGCCGCCGCGACGCGCGTCCTCGACGTGCACGACGTCGACGCCCACGCGGCGCAGGTCGTCGACGGCCGCGTCGCCGTCGGCGTTGGCGGTGAGGACGACCGCTCGGTCGCCCGGCTTGACGGCGTAGAGGTTGACGAGCCGGCGTACGGCCGTGGAGAGCATCACGCCCGGCAGGTCGTTGCCCTGGAAGACGTACGGGCGCTCGACGAGGCCGGGCGCGACCACCAGCGACTTCGCCCGCGCCTTGACCAGGCGCTCGGTGGCGCCGGGCAGGGTGCGCTGGACCACGGCTGTCCAGTTGTCGTCGTACCTGCCGAGGACGAAGGCGTCGGTCAGCACCTCGATCGCGTCCAGCTGCTCGACCCGATCGCGGAGCTCGGCGAGCAGCTCGAGGTCGGCCCTGGTGCCCCACCGCAGGTGGCCGCCGAGCTGGTGCTCCTCCTCGACGAGCAGGACGCGTGCGCCGTCGTTCGCGGCGGAGATCGCCGCGGCCATGCCGGCGGGGCCGCCGCCCGCGACCAGGACGTCGGGGTGTGCGTACCGCTTGTCGTAGCCCTCGTGCGCAGTGTCGTCGCCGATGCGTCCGGCGTGCACGAACCGCTGCAGGATCCGTTCGTACGTGGGCCACAGCCGCTGCGGCTTGATGAACGTCTTGTAGTAGAAGCCCGCGGTGAGGAACCTGCCGGCGAGCTGGTTGACCGCCTTGACGTCGAAGCGCAGCGAGGGCCAGGTGTTCTGCGAGCTCACCTGCATGCCCTGGGTCACCAGGCGGTGCCCGCCACGGACGTTGGGCTCGTCGCCGACCTGCACCACGCAGCCGGGGTCGAGGAAGTTCGCGGTGAGCAGGCCCCTGGGTCGGTGGTACTTGAAGCTGCGCGACAGCACGCGGACGCCCTGGGCCGCGAGCGCCGACGCGATCGTGTCGCCCGCGTACGCGGGGACGGTGCGTCCGTCCCAGTCGAACGTGAGCGGACTGCTCCGGTCGATGACCTCGCCGGGTTGGCGGTCCAGGCGCATCGGGATCATCGGGAGCTCTCCGCGGGACGGGTGCGGTTCGTCATGGTGTGGCGTTCGAGGCCGAAGTACTGGCGGCATCCCATGCGGTGGTACCAGGTCTCCTTGATCCAGTCGCAGGGGTTGCGCCTGGTGTAGAGGTAGGTGCGCCAGTCGCTCGCCGACGTCGTCGCCGGGTCGGGACGCGCACTGCTCTCGCCGACGTAACGGAACTCTGCCACGTTGCGCGGGCCGCACCAGGGGCAGGGGACGAGCATCATCAGTGACCCACCGCCGCCGCACCCTTCTCGCCGACCAGGTCGCCCGAGTCGAAGCGGTCGATCCCGAACGCGTCGATGATCGTCGGCGTGCGGGACGTGGCGATGCACTCGGCCATCGCCTCCCCGCTGACCGGCCCGGCCTTGAAGCCGTACGTGCCCCACCCGACGTCGACGAGGAACCCGTCGACCGGGGTGAAGCCCATGATCGGGCTGAAGTCGGGTGTCATGTCGCACAGGCCCGCCCACTGCCTGAGCAGTCGCATCTTGGACAGCGCGGGCATCAGCTCGAGCACGTGACCCGCGAGTCCCTCGATGAACTCCAGCGACCCACGGGTGGAGTACGAGGCGAAGGGGTCGACGCTCGCGCCGAACACGAGCTCGCCGCGGTCGGTCTGGCTCACGTAGACGTGCAGCGACCCGGACACGATCACCGTCTCGAGGAACGGGCGCACCGGCTCGGTGACCGCCGCCTGGAGCGGGAACGTCTGGATCGGCAGGGGCACGCCGGCCATGTCGGCGACGGTCGTCGCCCAGCCGGCCGTGCAGTTGACGACCGTGCCGGTAGCGATCCTGCCCT is a genomic window containing:
- a CDS encoding FAD-dependent oxidoreductase; translated protein: MIPMRLDRQPGEVIDRSSPLTFDWDGRTVPAYAGDTIASALAAQGVRVLSRSFKYHRPRGLLTANFLDPGCVVQVGDEPNVRGGHRLVTQGMQVSSQNTWPSLRFDVKAVNQLAGRFLTAGFYYKTFIKPQRLWPTYERILQRFVHAGRIGDDTAHEGYDKRYAHPDVLVAGGGPAGMAAAISAANDGARVLLVEEEHQLGGHLRWGTRADLELLAELRDRVEQLDAIEVLTDAFVLGRYDDNWTAVVQRTLPGATERLVKARAKSLVVAPGLVERPYVFQGNDLPGVMLSTAVRRLVNLYAVKPGDRAVVLTANADGDAAVDDLRRVGVDVVHVEDARRGGDVLRVTGRGGVRTVDLAQGGRVSCDLLVTATGWTAPTSLLNMAGDQPRYDPRAARFVPNVDALPDDVFATGGVCGDGTTDQLIDHASAVGSAAARQARSFALAFASVPTRPDDARTPPQPGKPVEIPALEPASHREMFLGQTHGVVDFSEDVTTKDILQAVHEGYDSVELAKRYTTATMGPMQGKLELMNTIAAHARATGRSIAETGTTTWRPPYAPVSLGALAGRSFEPVRYSAMQEWHETQGGVPIVAGAWIRPEHYGDPQAEARNVRRAVGVIDVTPIGKLDLRGPDVPKLLELLYVNKWSKLGVGRVRYGVMCADDGIVLDDGVTGRLGPEHYLMSTTSSGAATVWEWVENWLQTEHPDWQVHVTPVTTAYASMNVAGPRSRELLSRLVDDVDLSTEAFGYMHVRTGTIAGVPDCVLWRIGFTGELSYELHVPASYGLHVWEQLFAHGGDLGITPFGLEAQRILRLEKGHFIVGQDTDGLTKAYSAGLDWAVKLDKPDFAGMPELHWQADDGGYPKLVAVQPVNPSIVPEEASQIVDGDTIVGRITSSRMSPTLRRAICLAQVDASLAEPGTTLTVVLPSGHRIAARVHEHHAHVDPEGARQRV
- a CDS encoding sarcosine oxidase subunit delta, producing MMLVPCPWCGPRNVAEFRYVGESSARPDPATTSASDWRTYLYTRRNPCDWIKETWYHRMGCRQYFGLERHTMTNRTRPAESSR